A section of the Centropristis striata isolate RG_2023a ecotype Rhode Island chromosome 7, C.striata_1.0, whole genome shotgun sequence genome encodes:
- the LOC131974491 gene encoding zinc finger and SCAN domain-containing protein 2-like translates to MPSADYFKEFVNERLAAAAEEIFGVFIKTIVEYKEEIDRQRRLLDIAWKPEIKLHRIELPQQHFCKEEEVPADQQLCIQERNSSLDQEDPEPPQVKEEPEELSISQEGEQLVVKQETPTYEESDLSEDQTMYLKPDDTLSSVETESGFIIPVIISELHEATSDHQLLSDVQAEPKQNTRTEPHENDHSEVQTGAEPKQQETRSHINNSSSPNLSEDNCNTDKDKKPFKCDTCGKEFKIKSRLNRHLKTHTGEKPYACNTCGKRLADCSSYKKHMRIHTGEKPFECKICGLGFRQSGNLTSHMSIHTGESRFPCKVCGKAFGRKDYLNKHMVRFHILSKLEKVSK, encoded by the exons ATGCCTTCAGCTGACTATTTTAAGGAGTTTGTCAACGAGCgactagctgctgctgctgaagaaatattcggagtttttataaaaactatCGTCGAGTACAAGGAAGAGATAGACCGCCAGCGCAGACTGTTGGATATCGCTTGGAAACCAGAAATAAAGTTACACAGGATAG AGCTCCCACAGCAACACTTCtgtaaggaggaggaggttcctGCTGACCAGCAGCTCTGTATTCAGGAGAGGAACTCCAGTCTGGACCAAGAGGACCCAGAGCCTCCACAAGTTAAAGAGGAACCAGAGGAACTCAGCAtcagtcaggagggagagcagcttgtaGTGAAGCAGGAGACTCCTACTTATGAGGAAAGTGACCTCAGTGAAGATCAGACTATGTACTTGAAACCTGATGACACTTTAAGTTCAGTGGAGACAGAGTCTGGATTCATCATACCAGTTATAATCTCTGAGTTACATGAAGCAACCAGTGACCACCAGCTCCTCTCTGATGTTCAAGCAGagccaaaacaaaacaccagaACAGAACCCCATGAAAATGACCACAGTGAAGTTCAGACTGGAGCAGAGCCAAAACAACAGGAAACCAGAAGTCACATTAACAATTCAAGCAGCCCTAACCTGTCAGAGGATAACTGTAATACTGACAAAGATAAAAAACCTTTCAAATGTGACACATGTGGAAAAGAGTTTAAGATTAAGTCACGATTGAACAGACACCTAAagacccacacaggtgagaagccataTGCTTGCAATACTTGCGGGAAAAGATTGGCTGACTGTTCAtcatacaaaaaacatatgagaatccacacaggtgaAAAGCCGTTTGAATGTAAAATTTGTGGGTTAGGTTTCCGCCAGAGTGGTAATTTGACAAGCCACATGTCaatccacacaggtgagagTCGGTTTCCTTGTAAAGTTTGTGGGAAAGCTTTTGGACGTAAAGATTACTTGAATAAGCACATGGTTAGATTCCACATTCTttcaaaattagaaaaagtTTCAAAATGA
- the LOC131974488 gene encoding zinc finger protein 8-like, with protein sequence MSSVGSFKEFVNERLTAAAEEIFGVFLKTIVEYEEVIDRQRRLLDIVWKPEIQLHRIELPQQHVCEEEEEVPVDQQLWDQERNSSLDQEDPEPPQVKEEPEELSISQEGEQLVVKQQTPTYEEWDHNEDQTTHIIPDDTLIEAETESVFRTFMFTPTYEESNHCEDGTLFFNPDKSQSAAETELPDSMCISGLKDKSNCETIRTKASEPNTDHQLLSRLSHEAGNQDQKRTNNDNSGSTRNAEQELHDSKSHDNNVFNMTMSKSSSFRTLKCDICGKVFNYLSVLNTHLRTHSGEKPYSCNTCGKSYSHKSTLIAHIRVHTGEKPYSCNYCGKRFNHAGKLNIHMRGHTGEKPFLCTTCGKRFGRKDGLNSHMRRAHTMITSVNYAGKDTLIHQH encoded by the exons ATGTCTTCAGTTGGCTCTTTTAAGGAGTTTGTTAACGAGCGactaactgctgctgctgaagaaaTATTCGGAGTTTTTCTAAAAACTATCGTCGAGTACGAGGAAGTGATCGACCGTCAGCGCAGACTGTTGGATATCGTTTGGAAACCTGAAATACAGTTACACAGGATAG AGCTCCCACAGCAACATgtctgtgaggaggaggaggaggttcctGTTGACCAGCAGCTCTGGGATCAGGAGAGGAACTCCAGTCTGGACCAAGAGGACCCAGAGCCTCCACAAGTTAAAGAGGAACCAGAGGAACTTAGCAtcagtcaggagggagagcagcttgtcGTGAAGCAGCAGACTCCTACTTATGAGGAATGGGACCACAATGAAGATCAGACTACGCACATAATTCCAGATGACACATTGATTGAGGCGGAGACAGAGTCTGTATTCCGTACCTTTATGTTCACTCCTACTTATGAGGAAAGTAACCACTGTGAAGATGGGACTCTGTTTTTTAATCCTGATAAAAGTCAGAGTGCAGCAGAGACAGAGCTTCCAGATAGCATGTGTATCAGTGGGCTGAAAGACAAATCAAACTGTGAAACTATCAGAACCAAAGCATCAGAACCAAACACTGACCACCAGCTACTCTCTCGTCTTTCACATGAAGCTGGGAACCAAGATCAGAAAAGAACCAACAATGACAATTCAGGATCAACTAGAAATGCAGAACAAGAACTTCATGACAGCAAAAGTCATGATAACAATGTGTTCAACATGACCATGTCAAAGAGTTCTTCTTTTAGGActttaaaatgtgacatttgtgGTAAGGTTTTTAACTATCTGTCGGTCTTGAACACCCACCTGAGAACTCACTCAGGTGAGAAGCCATATTCTTGCAACACTTGTGGAAAAAGCTACAGTCATAAATCAACATTGATCGCTCACATACGGGTTCATACAGGTGAAAAGCCATATTCTTGCAACTATTGCGGGAAAAGATTCAATCATGCAGGAAAGTTGAATATTCATATGAGAGgtcacacaggtgagaagccgtttTTGTGCACAACATGTGGGAAACGATTCGGACGTAAAGATGGATTAAATTCTCACATGAGAAGAGCCCACACAATGATTACCAGTGTAAACTATGCAGGGAAAGATACGTTGATACACCAGCATTGA
- the LOC131974477 gene encoding zinc finger protein 558-like produces MSSVDSFREFVNERLTVAAEEIFGVFEKTVVAYQEEIDRQRRLLDIFWKPEIKLRRIVPPEPTQQRVCEEEEEVPADQQLCIQERNSSLDQEDPEPPQVKEEPEPPQVKEEPEPPQVKEEPEPPQVKEDPEPPQVKEDPEPPQVKEEPGELSTSQEGEQLEVKQETPTFAGSDHSEDQTVYLNPDDTLNAAETESAVIIPVISSVVSDATSDHQLLSGDQAEPKQQKRPHETISHINNASSPNLSEDNCNTDKRKKSFKCDTCGKDFKHESVLERHQRSHTHEKPYYCNTCKKGFADNSSCKTHMRIHTGEKPYACNTCEKRFSDSSTFKKHMRIHTGEKPYACNTCEKRFGDSSSFKKHMRIHTGEKPYACKTCEKTFGDSSSFKKHTRSHTGEKLYACNACEKTFAHSSSIKKHLRTHTGEKPYACNTCEKRFGQSSTFKKHLRTHTGEKPYACNTCEKRFAESFTCKKHMRTHKCEKPLTLSDRFQTHKNPRR; encoded by the exons ATGTCTTCCGTTGACTCTTTTAGGGAGTTTGTTAACGAGCGACTAACTGTTGCTGCTGAAGAAATATTCggagtttttgaaaaaactgtCGTCGCGTACCAGGAAGAGATCGACCGTCAGCGCAGACTGTTGGATATCTTTTGGAAACCGGAAATAAAGTTACGCCGGATAG TCCCTCCAGAGCCCACACAGCAACGTgtctgtgaggaggaggaggaggttcctGCTGACCAGCAGCTCTGTATTCAGGAGAGGAACTCCAGTCTGGACCAAGAGGACCCAGAGCCTCCACAGGTTAAAGAGGAACCAGAGCCTCCACAGGTTAAAGAGGAACCAGAGCCTCCACAGGTTAAAGAGGAACCAGAGCCTCCACAGGTTAAAGAGGACCCAGAGCCTCCACAGGTTAAAGAGGACCCAGAGCCTCCACAGGTTAAAGAGGAACCGGGGGAACTCAGCaccagtcaggagggagagcagcttgaAGTGAAGCAGGAGACTCCTACTTTTGCGGGAAGTGACCACAGTGAAGATCAGACTGTGTACTTGAATCCTGATGACACTTTAAATGCAGCAGAGACAGAGTCTGCAGTCATCATACCAGTTATAAGCTCTGTGGTATCAGATGCAACCAGTGACCACCAGCTCCTCTCTGGTGATCAAGCAGaaccaaaacaacagaaaagaccCCACGAAACCATAAGCCACATTAACAATGCAAGCAGCCCTAACCTGTCAGAGGATAACTGTAATACTGACAAACGTAAAAAGTCCTTCAAATGTGACACATGTGGAAAAGATTTTAAGCATGAGTCAGTATTGGAGAGACACCAGAGAAGCCACACACATGAGAAGCCATATTATTGCAATACTTGCAAGAAAGGATTTGCTGACAATTCATCATGTAAAACGcatatgagaatccacacaggtgagaagccgtacgCTTGCAATACTTGCGAGAAAAGATTTTCTGACAgttcaacatttaaaaagcatATGAGgatccacacaggtgagaagccttACGCTTGCAACACTTGTGAGAAAAGATTTGGTGACAGTTCTTCATTTAAAAAGcatatgagaatccacacaggtgagaagccgtacgCTTGCAAGACTTGCGAGAAAACATTTGGTGACAGTTCATCATTTAAAAAGCATACAAGAagccacacaggtgagaagctgTACGCTTGCAATGCTTGCGAGAAAACATTTGCACACAGTTCATCAATTAAAAAGCATttgagaacccacacaggtgagaagccgtatGCTTGCAATACTTGCGAGAAAAGATTTGGACAGAGTTccacatttaaaaagcatttgagaacccacacaggtgagaagccgtatGCTTGCAATACTTGCGAGAAAAGATTTGCTGAGAGTTTCACATGTAAAAAGCACATGAGAACCCACAAATGTGAGAAGCCGCTTACTTTGTCGGATCGATTTCAGACGCATAAGAACCCACGCAGGTGA
- the LOC131974492 gene encoding zinc finger and SCAN domain-containing protein 12-like isoform X2 → MSSVGYFREFVKERLTAAAEEIFGVFIKTVFEYEEQIDRQRRLLDIVWKPEIKLHRIELPQQRVCEEEEEEEEEEVPADQQLCIQERNSSLDQEDPEPPQVKEDPEPPQVKEEPEELSTSQEGEQLVVKQETPTYEESDYSEDQTTYITPDDTLIAAETESVFIIPVRSSVLHDTASYYQLLSGDQLEPKQQKTRSHINNVSSPNLSENNCKTDQGKKPLKCDTCGKYFKIKSLLQIHQRIHTGEKPYSCKTCGKDFRHNNTLVIHMRTHTGEKPYACNTCGKRFADNSSCKKHMKSHIS, encoded by the exons ATGTCTTCAGTTGGCTATTTTAGGGAGTTTGTTAAAGAGCGacttactgctgctgctgaagaaatattcggagtttttataaaaactgtCTTCGAGTACGAGGAACAGATCGACCGTCAGCGCAGACTGTTGGATATCGTTTGGAAACCTGAAATAAAGTTACACAGGATAG AGCTCCCACAGCAACGTgtctgtgaggaggaggaggaggaggaggaggaggaggttcctGCTGACCAGCAGCTCTGTATTCAGGAGAGGAACTCCAGTCTGGACCAAGAGGACCCAGAGCCTCCACAGGTTAAAGAGGACCCAGAGCCTCCACAG GTTAAAGAGGAACCGGAGGAACTCAGCaccagtcaggagggagagcagcttgtaGTGAAGCAGGAGACTCCTACTTATGAGGAAAGTGACTACAGTGAAGATCAGACTACGTACATAACTCCTGATGACACATTGATTGCGGCGGAGACAGAGTCTGTATTCATTATACCAGTTAGAAGCTCAGTGCTACATGATACAGCCAGCTACTACCAGCTCCTCTCTGGTGATCAATTGGagccaaaacaacagaaaaccagAAGTCACATTAACAATGTAAGCAGTCCTAACCTGTCAGAGAATAACTGTAAAACTGACCAAggtaaaaagcctttaaaatgtGACACATGTGGAAAATATTTTAAGATTAAGTCACTATTGCAGATACACCagagaatccacacaggtgagaagccataTTCTTGTAAAACTTGTGGAAAAGATTTCCGGCATAATAATACCTTAGTGATCCACATGAGaacacacacaggtgagaagccgtacgCTTGCAATACTTGCGGGAAAAGATTTGCTGACAATTCATCATGCAAAAAGCATATGAAATCCCACATAAGTTAG
- the LOC131974492 gene encoding zinc finger protein 182-like isoform X1 yields MSSVGYFREFVKERLTAAAEEIFGVFIKTVFEYEEQIDRQRRLLDIVWKPEIKLHRIELPQQRVCEEEEEEEEEEVPADQQLCIQERNSSLDQEDPEPPQVKEDPEPPQVKEDPEPPQVKEEPEPPQVKEEPEELSTSQEGEQLVVKQETPTYEESDYSEDQTTYITPDDTLIAAETESVFIIPVRSSVLHDTASYYQLLSGDQLEPKQQKTRSHINNVSSPNLSENNCKTDQGKKPLKCDTCGKYFKIKSLLQIHQRIHTGEKPYSCKTCGKDFRHNNTLVIHMRTHTGEKPYACNTCGKRFADNSSCKKHMKSHIS; encoded by the exons ATGTCTTCAGTTGGCTATTTTAGGGAGTTTGTTAAAGAGCGacttactgctgctgctgaagaaatattcggagtttttataaaaactgtCTTCGAGTACGAGGAACAGATCGACCGTCAGCGCAGACTGTTGGATATCGTTTGGAAACCTGAAATAAAGTTACACAGGATAG AGCTCCCACAGCAACGTgtctgtgaggaggaggaggaggaggaggaggaggaggttcctGCTGACCAGCAGCTCTGTATTCAGGAGAGGAACTCCAGTCTGGACCAAGAGGACCCAGAGCCTCCACAGGTTAAAGAGGACCCAGAGCCTCCACAGGTTAAAGAGGACCCAGAGCCTCCACAGGTTAAAGAGGAACCAGAGCCTCCACAGGTTAAAGAGGAACCGGAGGAACTCAGCaccagtcaggagggagagcagcttgtaGTGAAGCAGGAGACTCCTACTTATGAGGAAAGTGACTACAGTGAAGATCAGACTACGTACATAACTCCTGATGACACATTGATTGCGGCGGAGACAGAGTCTGTATTCATTATACCAGTTAGAAGCTCAGTGCTACATGATACAGCCAGCTACTACCAGCTCCTCTCTGGTGATCAATTGGagccaaaacaacagaaaaccagAAGTCACATTAACAATGTAAGCAGTCCTAACCTGTCAGAGAATAACTGTAAAACTGACCAAggtaaaaagcctttaaaatgtGACACATGTGGAAAATATTTTAAGATTAAGTCACTATTGCAGATACACCagagaatccacacaggtgagaagccataTTCTTGTAAAACTTGTGGAAAAGATTTCCGGCATAATAATACCTTAGTGATCCACATGAGaacacacacaggtgagaagccgtacgCTTGCAATACTTGCGGGAAAAGATTTGCTGACAATTCATCATGCAAAAAGCATATGAAATCCCACATAAGTTAG
- the LOC131974472 gene encoding zinc finger protein ZFP2-like, with the protein MSSVDSFRQFVNERLTAAAEEIFGVFENTVIQYQEEIDRQRRLLDIVWKPDIKLHRIALPQQRVCEEEEEEVPADQQLCIQEGNSSLDQEDPEPPQVKEDPEPPQLKEDPEPPQVKEDPEPPQLKEESVELRTSQEGEQLVVKQETPTYEESDLSGDQNISVKPDDTLSSVETESVFTIPVISSALHDATSDHQLLSDVQAEPKQQNRPHETRIHINNVTSLYVDQEDPEPPQIKEQKELCTSQQGEQLVVNQETPSYEENHQSEVQTMNLNLDDTSIAAETKSAVIIPVINSVLSDATSDHQLLSDDRCRLGDSGSTTKAEPKQHNATRSHINNVSSPNLSEDNCNTDKEKKSFKCETCGKDFMNKYRLQRHQKIHTGGKQYSCKTCGRDCRDHYRLALHMRSHIAKEPCVCNTCGKTFAKRSLCTKHMRIHTGEKPFPCKICGIAFTRSSNLTTHMRTHTGEKPYVCNTCEKRFSFRSSWSKHMRIHTGEKPFPCKICGILFRRNGNLTTHMRTHTGEKPYVCNTCEKRFSHRSSWSKHMRTHTGEKPYSCNTCKKGFSCRSSWSKHMRIHTGEKPYSCKTCGKDFRHNNTLVNHMRTHTGEKPFACNTCGKTFANNSSCKKHMKSHIS; encoded by the exons ATGTCTTCCGTTGACTCTTTTCGGCAGTTTGTTAACGAGCGACTAACTGCTGCTGCGGAAGAAATATTCGGTGTTTTTGAAAATACTGTCATCCAGTACCAGGAAGAGATCGACCGTCAGCGCAGACTGTTGGATATCGTTTGGAAACCTGACATAAAGTTACACCGGATAG CGCTCCCACAGCAACGTgtctgtgaggaggaggaggaggaagttcCTGCTGACCAGCAGCTCTGTATTCAGGAGGGGAACTCCAGTCTGGACCAAGAGGACCCAGAGCCTCCACAGGTTAAAGAGGACCCAGAGCCTCCACAACTTAAAGAGGACCCAGAGCCTCCACAGGTTAAAGAGGACCCAGAGCCTCCACAACTTAAAGAGGAATCGGTGGAACTCCGCaccagtcaggagggagagcagcttgtaGTGAAGCAGGAGACTCCTACTTATGAGGAAAGTGACCTCAGTGGAGATCAGAATATTTCCGTGAAACCTGATGACACTTTAAGTTCAGTGGAGACAGAGTCTGTATTCACCATACCAGTTATAAGCTCTGCGCTACATGATGCAACCAGTGATCACCAGCTCCTCTCTGATGTTCAAGCAGAGccaaaacaacagaacagaCCCCATGAAACCAGAATTCATATTAACAATGTAACCAGCCTTTACGTGGACCAAGAGGACCCAGAGCCTCCGCAGATTAAAGAACAGAAGGAACTCTGCACCAGTcagcagggagagcagcttgTAGTGAATCAGGAGACTCCTTCTTATGAGGAAAATCACCAGAGTGAAGTTCAGACTATGAATTTAAATCTTGATGACACTTCAATTGCAGCAGAGACAAAGTCTGCAGTCATCATACCAGTTATAAACTCTGTGCTATCTGATGCAACCAGTGACCACCAGCTCCTCTCTGATGATCGCTGCAGGCTTGGAGACTCAGGATCAACAACAAAGGCAGAGCCAAAACAACACAATGCAACCAGAAGTCACATTAACAATGTAAGCAGTCCTAACCTGTCAGAGGATAACTGTAATActgacaaagagaaaaaatcttTCAAATGTGAAACATGTGGAAAAGATTTTATGAACAAGTACCGTTTGCAGAGACACCAGAAAATCCACACAGGAGGGAAGCAATATTCTTGTAAAACTTGTGGAAGAGATTGCCGCGATCATTATAGATTGGCGCTCCATATGCGATCCCACATAGCCAAGGAGCCTTGCGTTTGCAACACTTGCGGCAAAACATTTGCTAAACGTTCATTATGTACAAAGcatatgagaatccacacaggtgaAAAGCCATTTCCATGTAAAATTTGTGGGATAGCTTTCACACGCAGTAGTAATTTGACAACCCACATGCGAAcgcacacaggtgagaagccgtacgTTTGCAATACTTGCGAGAAAAGATTTTCTTTCCGTTCATCATGGAGTAAAcatatgagaatccacacaggtgaAAAGCCATTTCCATGTAAAATTTGTGGGATACTTTTCAGACGCAATGGTAATTTGACAACCCACATGcgaacccacacaggtgagaagccgtacgTTTGCAATACTTGCGAGAAAAGATTTTCTCACCGTTCATCATGGAGTAAGCAtatgagaacccacacaggtgagaagccataTTCTTGCAATACTTGCAAGAAAGGATTTTCTTGCCGTTCATCATGGAGTAAGcatatgagaatccacacaggtgagaagccataTTCTTGTAAAACTTGTGGAAAAGATTTCCGGCATAATAATACCTTAGTGAACCACATGAGaacacacacaggtgagaagccgttcGCTTGCAATACTTGCGGGAAAACATTTGCCAACAATTCATCATGCAAAAAGCATATGAAATCCCACATAAGTTAG
- the LOC131974471 gene encoding zinc finger protein ZFP2-like — MSSVDSFRQFVNERLTAAAEEICGVFEKTVIQYQEEIDRQRRLLDIVWKPDIKLHRIALPQQRVCEEEEEVPADQQLCIQERNSSLKQEDSELPQVKEDPEPPQVKEEPEDLRTSQEGEQLVVKQETPTYEESDLSGDQNIYVKPDDTLSSVETESVFTIPVISSVLHDATSDHQLLSDVQAEPKQQNRPHETRIHINNVTSLYVDQEDPEPPQIKEQKELCTSQQGEQLVVNQDTPSYGENHQSEVQTMYLNLDDTSIAAETKSAVIIPVINSVLSDATSDHQLLCDDRCRLGDSESIRKAEPKQHNATRSHINNVSSPNLLENNCNTDNYRLTLHMRSHTGEEPCICNTCGTTFADRSSWKTHMRIHTGEKQFLCKICGIAFRYNSILSTHMRTHTGEKPYVCNTCEKRFSDSSSWNRHMRIHTGEKPFTCKICGKAFTQSSNLTTHMNSHTVERPYSCKTCGKRFAGQTACKIHMRTHTGEKPYSCKTCGRDFPHNSTLVIHMRTHTGEKPFTCKICGSVFSQSGNLTTHMRIHTGEKPYACNTCEKRFSDSSEFRRHLRSHTDEKPYACSTCEKRFADSSSISKHMRIHTGEKPYACNTCEKSFVDSSSLKKHTRTHTGEKPYACNTCEKSFVDSSSLKKHTRTHTGEKPYACNICEKRFADNSACKVHERIHTGEKPFTSSQ; from the exons ATGTCTTCCGTTGACTCTTTTCGGCAGTTTGTTAACGAGCGACTTACTGCTGCTGCGGAAGAAATATGCggtgtttttgaaaaaactgtCATCCAGTACCAGGAAGAGATCGACCGTCAGCGCAGACTGTTGGATATCGTTTGGAAACCTGACATAAAGTTACACCGGATAG CGCTCCCACAGCAACGTgtctgtgaggaggaggaggaagttcCTGCTGACCAGCAGCTCTGTATTCAGGAGAGGAACTCCAGTCTGAAACAAGAGGACTCAGAGCTTCCACAGGTTAAAGAGGACCCAGAGCCTCCACAAGTTAAAGAGGAACCGGAGGACCTCCGCaccagtcaggagggagagcagcttgtaGTGAAGCAGGAGACTCCTACTTATGAGGAAAGTGACCTCAGTGGAGATCAGAATATTTACGTGAAACCTGATGACACTTTAAGTTCAGTGGAGACAGAGTCTGTATTCACCATACCAGTTATAAGCTCTGTGCTACATGATGCAACCAGTGACCACCAGCTCCTCTCTGATGTTCAAGCAGAGccaaaacaacagaacagaCCCCATGAAACCAGAATTCATATTAACAATGTAACCAGCCTTTACGTGGACCAAGAGGACCCAGAGCCTCCACAGATTAAAGAACAGAAGGAACTCTGCACCAGTcagcagggagagcagcttgTAGTGAATCAGGACACTCCTTCTTATGGGGAAAATCACCAGAGTGAAGTTCAGACTATGTACTTAAATCTTGATGACACTTCAATTGCAGCAGAGACAAAGTCTGCAGTCATCATACCAGTTATAAACTCTGTGCTATCTGATGCAACCAGTGACCACCAGCTCCTCTGTGATGATCGCTGCAGGCTTGGAGACTCAGAATCAATTAGAAAGGCAGAGCCAAAACAACACAATGCAACCAGAAGTCACATTAACAATGTAAGCAGCCCTAACCTGTTAGAGAATAACTGTAATACTGATAATTATAGATTGACGCTCCATATGCGATCCCACACAGGCGAGGAGCCGTGCATTTGCAATACTTGCGGCACAACATTTGCTGACCGTTCATCATGGAAAACGCATATGAGAATCCATACAGGTGAAAAGCAATTTCTATGTAAAATTTGTGGGATAGCTTTCAGATACAATAGTATTTTGTCAACCcacatgagaacccacacaggtgagaagccgtacgTTTGCAATACTTGCGAGAAAAGATTTTCTGACAGTTCATCATGGAATAGgcacatgagaatccacacaggtgagaagccgtttACTTGTAAAATTTGTGGGAAAGCTTTCACACAGAGTAGTAATTTGACAACCCACATGAACAGCCACACAGTTGAGAGGCCATATTCTTGCAAGACTTGCGGGAAAAGATTTGCTGGCCAGACAGCATGTAAAATACAtatgagaacccacacaggtgagaagccataTTCTTGTAAAACATGTGGAAGAGATTTCCCGCATAATAGTACCTTAGTGATCcacatgagaacccacacaggtgagaagccatttacatgtaaaatttGTGGGTCTGTTTTCAGCCAGAGTGGTAATTTGACAACccacatgagaatccacacaggtgagaagccgtatGCTTGCAATACTTGCGAGAAAAGATTTAGTGACAGTTCAGAATTTAGAAGGCATTTGAGAAGCCACACAGATGAGAAGCCGTACGCTTGCAGTACTTGCGAGAAAAGATTTGCTGACAGTTCATCAATTAGTAAgcacatgagaatccacacaggtgagaagccttACGCTTGCAATACTTGTGAGAAAAGTTTTGTTGACAGTTCATCATTAAAAAAGCATACaagaacccacacaggtgagaagccttACGCTTGCAATACTTGTGAGAAAAGTTTTGTTGACAGTTCATCATTAAAAAAGCATACaagaacccacacaggtgagaagccgtatGCTTGCAATATTTGCGAGAAAAGATTTGCTGACAATTCAGCATGTAAAGTGCATGagagaatccacacaggtgagaaaccGTTTACTTCGTCACAGTGA
- the LOC131974484 gene encoding zinc finger and SCAN domain-containing protein 31-like — MSSVDSYREFVKERLNAAAEEILGVFMKAIIQYEEQIDRQRRLLDIVWKPEIKLHRIELPQQHFCEEEKEVPAYQQLCIQERNSSLKQEDPEPPQVKEESVEPRISQEGEQLVVKQETSTYEESDLSGDQTIYVKPDDTLSSVEIESVFSIPVISSVLHDATSDHQLLSDVQAEPKQQNRPHETRILINNVTSLYVDQQDPEPPQVKEEPEELCTSQQGEQLVVKQETPTYEESDHSKHQTMYLNPDHTLSAAETESPVIIPVIISELHDATSDHQLLSDDRCRHRDSGSTTRAEPNQQKSQHKTTSQMNNVSSPNLFEDNCNTDQGKKSFKCDTVCGKAFGEGCKLTLHMRTHTGEKPYACSTCKKRFSDSSTYKRHMRIHTGEKPYACKVCGTAFARHDYLKKHMKSHAV, encoded by the exons ATGTCTTCCGTTGATTCTTATAGGGAGTTTGTTAAAGAACGACTAAATGCTGCTGCTGAAGAAATATTAGGAGTTTTTATGAAAGCTATCATCCAGTACGAGGAACAGATCGACCGTCAGCGCAGACTGTTGGATATCGTTTGGAAACCTGAAATAAAGTTACACCGAATAG AGCTACCACAGCAACATTTctgtgaggaggagaaggaggttcCTGCTTACCAGCAGCTCTGTATTCAGGAGAGGAACTCCAGTCTGAAACAAGAGGACCCAGAGCCTCCACAAGTTAAAGAGGAATCGGTGGAACCCCGCAtcagtcaggagggagagcagcttgtaGTGAAGCAGGAGACTTCTACTTATGAGGAAAGTGACCTCAGTGGAGATCAGACTATTTACGTGAAACCTGATGACACTTTAAGTTCAGTGGAGATAGAGTCTGTGTTCAGCATACCAGTTATAAGCTCTGTGCTACATGATGCAACCAGTGATCACCAGCTCCTCTCTGATGTTCAAGCAGAGccaaaacaacagaacagaCCCCATGAAACCAGAATTCTTATTAACAATGTAACCAGCCTTTACGTGGACCAACAGGACCCAGAGCCTCCGCAGGTTAAAGAGGAACCGGAGGAACTCTGCACCAGTcagcagggagagcagcttgTAGTGAAGCAGGAGACTCCTACTTATGAAGAAAGTGACCACAGCAAACATCAGACTATGTACTTGAATCCTGATCACACTTTAAGCGCAGCAGAGACAGAGTCTCCAGTCATCATACCAGTTATAATCTCTGAGCTACATGATGCAACCAGTGACCACCAGCTCCTCTCTGATGATCGCTGCAGGCATAGAGACTCAGGATCAACAACAAGGGCAGAGCCAAACCAACAGAAAAGTCAACATAAAACCACAAGTCAAATGAACAATGTAAGCAGCCCTAACCTGTTTGAGGATAACTGTAATACTGACCAAGGTAAAAAGTCTTTCAAATGTGACACCGTTTGTGGTAAAGCTTTTGGAGAGGGTTGTAAGTTGACACTCcacatgagaacccacacaggtgagaagccataCGCTTGCAGTACTTGCAAGAAAAGATTTTCTGACAGTTCAACATACAAAAGGcatatgagaatccacacaggtgagaagccgtacgCTTGTAAGGTTTGTGGGACCGCTTTCGCACGTCATGATTACttgaaaaaacacatgaaatccCACGCAGTTTAG